CATTTCTAGTTTTCCATATGTACTCTACCGTCTTCTGGCTCTGGAATACTATTCTTTCTCCAAAAAAGATAGTCCATATTAGCGTAAATACTTGATACTGGGAAGATTTCAGGGCTTGATGGCGTTGATGATAACTTCCATGCTTGAAAAgactattttttaattgtaaaactGTTCAGATGTTAGAAACATGAATTTAtcgtttatattatatattgctGATATAATCGACGACATTTGTATTGTTTACGAATTAAATAACTTGTTGCTGTCTATAAAACTCAGTAAATTATCAAAATCCAACAGACGtttgtaataaaatttgttaCAAAGAAATTACAATACCATTTGTGAAATACTGGAGGAACAACATCACACATAAACGTTAATAGCTGAAAGCTTATACAATGTCCCATACATCAAATCCAAAACATAACTAGTAACATTCATAGAGATCAATGTCCATTTTGAGACGGAAATACTTACTGCCTTGAATGAGGTCGCTCTTGAACGTAGCTATCCCACGAGTCATGAAGAAATCACCGGTCCCACCAACTATCGATAAGTCTCTGGTCGGCTCCATTATCGGATTCGCATCCATTATGGTAAATGTCCCTTTGTGTTGCGTTGAGTTGAACACCAGCGTGCAAGCGACCCAAATGTTGTAATTAGACTTCTTGTTGTAGAAAAAGAATCCTTGGGCACGAGCCACCGGTTTGGAGAGATAGTTCTGGTCCATTGTTACAGGGTTGTCAAAGATCACAAACTTTCCGAAAAGAAAGTTCCCTAGTCCTAAAGGGTTCAAGATTGTTGCTGATGTGGCATTATCAGTGTTATCACTATCGTAGGCGATGTTATGTTGGTAGAGAACAAAACTCTTGCAAGGTTTTTTCCAGTC
The nucleotide sequence above comes from Brassica napus cultivar Da-Ae chromosome A9, Da-Ae, whole genome shotgun sequence. Encoded proteins:
- the LOC111213671 gene encoding dirigent protein 12-like yields the protein MANEISKHILSFVLVLLLLSETVSFDWKKPCKSFVLYQHNIAYDSDNTDNATSATILNPLGLGNFLFGKFVIFDNPVTMDQNYLSKPVARAQGFFFYNKKSNYNIWVACTLVFNSTQHKGTFTIMDANPIMEPTRDLSIVGGTGDFFMTRGIATFKSDLIQGSKYFRLKMDIDLYECY